CCGTGCTCACGCTGTTCGTACTGCCGGTGCTGTATGCCTGGCTGGAGCGCCGCCGCAAGGTGCGTGTGCGTGCTACTGTTCAGGCACCTGATCACGCCGTTCCGGCTGCCGCGACCACGTAACCCGCTCATGACCACTGCGCCCGACCCGCTGCTGCGTTTCCGCGACGAGTTCCCGATTCTCGCCACGTCCACGTATCTGGTGTCCAACTCGCTGGGGGCCATGCCACGCACGGTACCGGCGCAGTTGCAGCTGTACACCGATGCCTGGCAGTCGCGTGGCGTGCGGGCCTGGGCCGAAGGCTGGTGGGAGTTGCCGGTCACGATGGGCTCACGCATTGCGCCCCTCATCGGTGCACCTGCCGGCAGCGTGGTCATGGTGCCCACGGTCACGATGGGCATGAGCACCATCCTCACCGCGCTCGACTATCCGGCTGAGCGCAACGAGGTCGTGATGACGGCCCTCGACTTCCCGTCGGTCAAGTACGCCTACGAGGCGCTGGCCCCGCGGCTCGGTGCGCGAATCGTGGAGGTGCCCTCCGATGACGGGTTGGGCATCGACATCGACCGACTGCTGACCAGCATCACCGAACGCACACGGCTGGTGGCCATTTCGCATGTGCTGTTCCGTTCGGCCTACATCCTCGATGCGGCGCGCATCTGTTCACGGGCGCGTGAGGTTGGAGCGCTGGTGGCGCTCGATGCCTATCACAGCGTGGGCGTGATGCCGGTGGATGTGCAGGCGCTGGGAGTGGACTTTCTCTGCGGCGGCGTGCTCAAGTGGCTCTGCGGCGGCCCCGGCGGCTGCTTTCTCTATGCATCGGCCGCCATGAGTGCGCAGTACGCGCCCGCGCTCACCGGCTGGCAGGCGCACCGCACGCCCTTTGCCTTTGATCCGGCCATGCAGTACGCCGATGGGGGCTGGCGCTGGCTGGGCGGCACCCCGGTGGTGCCCGCGCTCTATGCCGGTCTCGAGGGGCCGCGCATCGTGGCCGAGGCGGGCATGGAGGCCATTCGCGCCAAGAGTCTGCGGCAGACGGCGCAGCTCATCGCCGACGCCGATGCCCGTGGCTGGACCGTGCATGCGCCGCGGGACGAAGCGCGGCGCGGCGGCACGGTGGCTTTCAGTCTGCCGCACGCTGCCGAGGTGGCGCGGGCCCTGCTCGCCCGCGACGTCGTCATCGACTACCGCCCGGGCGCCGGTATTCGGGTGGCGCCGCACTTCTACACCACCGACGCCGAACTGGCGGCGGTCATCGCGGCCATGGACGACATCCTCGCCACGGGGGCCTGGCGCGAGTTTGCCGGGGTGACCAGCACGGTCACCTGATGGCCGTGGGGAAGCGCGCTGCCGCGGCCCCTCACACCTGTTGGCCGCGCTGGCGTCCGTGCGTGCCCCGTGGCAACTTTCGGATGTTGCTTCCTGCCCCTCTGACCCCGCCCCGATGAACTCGCCCATCCAGCCGCCCCGCAAGCTGCGCAAGCAGTACGTGAACAACACGCATCCGCTCATTGTGCTCAAGTTCGAAGACGGGCACGAGATCAAGGTGTATCAGAACACCGGCAAGGTGTTCGATGCGTGGGCGGGTGAGACCGTGAAGATCATGGCCGTCTTCGACCCGACGTCGAGCGACTGGGAGCTGGTCGAGGCGCGCAAGGCCGACGCCTTCGAGAACGCCGCCGAGTAATTGACGCACTGCTGGCCCGTCGGCAGTCAGTGTTGCCGACGGCGTCCATCCTGCCACATGCCATGCGGCATGCACCTGTTGCTCCGGTGCATGCCGCATTGTACTATGCCGATGTGATCGG
This Gemmatimonas sp. UBA7669 DNA region includes the following protein-coding sequences:
- a CDS encoding aminotransferase class V-fold PLP-dependent enzyme, translating into MTTAPDPLLRFRDEFPILATSTYLVSNSLGAMPRTVPAQLQLYTDAWQSRGVRAWAEGWWELPVTMGSRIAPLIGAPAGSVVMVPTVTMGMSTILTALDYPAERNEVVMTALDFPSVKYAYEALAPRLGARIVEVPSDDGLGIDIDRLLTSITERTRLVAISHVLFRSAYILDAARICSRAREVGALVALDAYHSVGVMPVDVQALGVDFLCGGVLKWLCGGPGGCFLYASAAMSAQYAPALTGWQAHRTPFAFDPAMQYADGGWRWLGGTPVVPALYAGLEGPRIVAEAGMEAIRAKSLRQTAQLIADADARGWTVHAPRDEARRGGTVAFSLPHAAEVARALLARDVVIDYRPGAGIRVAPHFYTTDAELAAVIAAMDDILATGAWREFAGVTSTVT